From the Canis lupus baileyi chromosome 37, mCanLup2.hap1, whole genome shotgun sequence genome, one window contains:
- the PRL gene encoding prolactin — MDNKGWSLKGSLLLLLLLVSDLLLCQSVASLPICPSGAVNCQVSLRDLFDRAVILSHYIHNLSSEMFNEFDKRYAQGRGFITKAINSCHTSSLSTPEDKEQAQQIHHEDLLNLILRVLRSWNDPLYHLVTEVRGMQEAPDAILSRAIEIEEQNRRLLEGMEKIVGQVHPGIRENEVYSVWSGLPSLQMADEDTRLFAFYNLLHCLRRDSHKIDNYLKLLKCRIVYDSNC; from the exons GGTcactcctgctcctgctgctgctggtgtCAGACCTACTCCTGTGCCAGAGCGTGGCCTCCCTGCCCATCTGTCCCAGCGGGGCTGTCAACTGCCAGGTGTCCCTCCGAGACCTGTTTGACCGTGCAGTCATCCTGTCTCACTACATCCACAACCTCTCCTCGGAAATGTTCAACGAATTT GATAAAAGGTATGCCCAGGGCCGGGGGTTCATTACCAAGGCCATCAACAGCTGTCACACCTCCTCCCTCTCTACCCCTGAAGACAAGGAGCAAGCCCAACAGATCCAC CATGAAGACCTTCTGAATCTGATACTGAGGGTGCTGCGCTCCTGGAATGACCCCCTGTATCATCTAGTCACAGAAGTGCGGGGGATGCAAGAAGCCCCAGATGCAATTCTATCCAGAGCCATAGAGATtgaagaacaaaacagaagactTCTAGAGGGTATGGAGAAGATAGTTGGCCAG GTTCATCCTGGAATCAGAGAAAATGAGGTCTACTCTGTCTGGTCAGGACTTCCATCCCTGCAGATGGCGGATGAAGACACTCgcctttttgctttttataaccTGCTCCACTGCCTACGCAGGGATTCACATAAGATTGACAATTATCTCAAGCTCCTGAAGTGCCGAATCGTCTACGACAGCAACTGCTAA